The following are encoded in a window of Panicum virgatum strain AP13 chromosome 5N, P.virgatum_v5, whole genome shotgun sequence genomic DNA:
- the LOC120673224 gene encoding wall-associated receptor kinase 2-like, producing MMILAATAMAAALLLVLHLISSIAAQVGSSGPAPECPTTCGDVIMPYPFGTRAGCFLPGFNLTCDQTRQPPKLLFGEDSTLQIVEISLIDATVRAVDTAGAVNITNFTADHEGNGTWDRLGSGRGSTFVLSEQRNQFVVMGCNVQGTLLRSSSNIIIGCSSFCSIRDMWTNPVVSTSTPGNNSTAACTGVGCCQTPIPIGRPSYTVKFKILDVEYTEILPNAVRIAERGWFDTVASKMLNKSATAEEENRAPVPVVLEWAVKSNLVVPPISSGDATNSSCPTDAVGTACRSSHSTCHSVTNNYRTGYVCQCQHGYAGNPYLAGDGGCQDIDECALPGKCFGVCTNTAGSYECRCPRGARGNPHIADACVKSSLGLSIGLGLGSGAGLLVLVLGAAFVSLRIKHRRARLLKQKFFKQNRGHLLQQLVCQNTDIAERMIIPLVELEKATNNFDKARELGGGGHGTVYKGILSDLHVVAIKKAKVAIQREIDEFINEVAILSQVNHRNVVRLFGCCLETEVPLLVYEFISDGTLYHHLHVEGPTSLPWVHRLRIATETARALAYLHMAVSFPIIHRDVKSHNILLDGSLLTAKVSDFGASRCIAPDQTGITTAIQGTLGYLDPMYYYTGRLTEKSDVYSFGVVLIELLTRKKPYSYRSHEDDSLIAHFTALLEQGKLSDILDPQVIDEGGKEVSDVAALAATCIKLKAEDRPTMRQVEMTLESMLGLLQRVMLHSVDTTISKRKQEEGGSNEESSRQYSLEEEYLLSSRYPR from the exons ATGATGATTCTGGCAGCAACAGCCATGGCAGCAGCACTGCTGCTGGTGTTGCACCTTATTTCTTCGATAGCAGCTCAGGTCGGAAGTTCAGGCCCAGCACCGGAATGCCCGACCACCTGCGGCGACGTGATCATGCCGTACCCGTTTGGCACCCGCGCTGGCTGCTTCCTCCCTGGATTCAACCTCACCTGCGACCAAACGCGACAGCCGCCGAAGCTGCTGTTTGGCGAGGACAGCACCCTCCAGATCGTGGAGATCTCACTCATCGACGCCACGGTGCGTGCTGTGGATACCGCTGGTGCTGTGAACATCACCAACTTTACTGCAGATCATGAGGGCAACGGCACGTGGGATCGTCTCGGCTCTGGCAGGGGCAGCACGTTCGTCCTCTCCGAGCAGCGCAACCAGTTCGTTGTCATGGGGTGCAACGTCCAGGGGACTCTGctcaggagcagcagcaacatcaTCATTGGCTGCTCCTCTTTCTGCTCTATCAGAGACATGTGGACAAACCCCGTGGTAAGCACAAGCACCCCTGGCAATAACAGCACGGCCGCGTGCACCGGTGTTGGCTGCTGCCAGACGCCCATCCCCATCGGCCGCCCTTCCTACACGGTAAAATTCAAGATCCTTGATGTCGAGTACACTGAAATTCTACCCAATGCGGTGCGCATCGCCGAGAGGGGTTGGTTTGATACCGTTGCCTCCAAGATGCTGAACAAGTCAGCGACGGCCGAAGAAGAGAAccgggctccggttccggtGGTGCTGGAGTGGGCGGTGAAGTCCAACCTGGTGGTACCACCGATATCCTCCGGCGATGCCACCAACTCATCCTGCCCCACGGATGCTGTTGGGACTGCCTGCCGCAGCAGCCACAGCACCTGCCACAGCGTCACCAACAACTATCGAACTGGCTACGTGTGCCAGTGCCAGCACGGGTACGCTGGCAACCCGTACCTCGCTGGAGATGGCGGATGCCAAG ATATCGATGAGTGCGCATTGCCAGGGAAATGCTTCGGCGTGTGTACGAACACGGCTGGATCGTATGAGTGTCGGTGTCCGCGCGGTGCTCGTGGTAACCCGCACATAGCAGATGCCTGTGTCAAATCTTCTCTAG GGTTAAGCATTGGCCTTGGACTTGGCAGTGGTGCTGGTCTTTTGGTCCTGGTACTTGGTGCTGCGTTTGTGAGTCTTAGGATTAAGCATCGTAGGGCAAGATTGCTGAAGCAGAAGTTCTTCAAGCAGAATCGTGGACATTTGTTGCAACAATTGGTATGTCAGAACACAGACATTGCTGAGAGGATGATTATCCCACTGGTAGAGCTAGAGAAGGCCACAAACAATTTTGACAAAGCTCGGGAACTTGGTGGAGGAGGGCATGGTACTGTCTACAAGGGGATCTTATCAGACCTGCATGTTGTTGCAATTAAAAAAGCAAAGGTGGCCATTCAAAGGGAGATTGACGAATTCATAAATGAGGTAGCCATTCTCTCACAAGTCAACCATCGAAATGTCGTAAGACTTTTTGGATGCTGCCTTGAGACAGAAGTGCCACTATTAGTATATGAATTCATTTCAGATGGAACACTTTACCATCATCTTCATGTTGAAGGACCAACATCGTTGCCATGGGTGCACCGGCTAAGAATAGCAACAGAAACCGCTAGAGCCCTTGCCTACCTTCACATGGCAGTGTCCTTCCCCATAATCCATAGGGATGTAAAGTCTCATAACATTCTATTAGATGGCTCCCTACTAACAGCTAAAGTGTCCGACTTTGGAGCTTCAAGGTGTATTGCACCAGATCAAACTGGGATTACAACTGCCATCCAAGGAACTCTAGGATACCTAGACCCTATGTATTACTACACTGGAAGACTCACTGAGAAGAGCGATGTCTATAGCTTTGGCGTTGTTCTTATAGAGCTGCTCACTAGAAAGAAACCTTACTCGTACAGATCACATGAGGATGATAGCCTCATTGCACATTTTACTGCCTTGCTGGAACAAGGCAAGTTATCTGATATATTAGATCCTCAGGTTATAGATGAGGGAGGCAAAGAAGTAAGTGACGTTGCTGCATTAGCAGCTACATGCATCAAGCTAAAGGCAGAGGACCGTCCAACCATGAGACAGGTGGAGATGACCCTTGAAAGCATGTTAGGCTTACTACAGCGGGTTATGCTGCATAGTGTGGATACAACAATATCCAAGAGAAAACAGGAAGAGGGTGGAAGCAATGAAGAATCAAGTAGGCAGTACAGTCTTGAAGAGGAGTACCTGTTATCCTCAAGGTACCCCCGTTAG